In Oscillatoria sp. FACHB-1406, the sequence TTAACCAAAGCCTTCCAAGTTCCACGCACTAATTGAGCCAAATCCGACCAGAAATAGCTCAATACTGCCGCAATACTCCCCAATTGAATGATTGCCGTGAACGCTACTCCGGGATCGCCCCAACCCAGAAAGACGGGGATCGCTTTCAAATGGGCGGTGCTGCTGATGGGTAAAAACTCGGTCAATCCTTGGATAAAGCCTAATACTATTGCTTGCCAGAGGTTATAATGAGCCGTCGGCGCAGGGGAGATCGCTTCGGGTGATGGAAGCGATTGAGCTAAAACTTGCGTTATTCCTGGAAAAGCGAGCGAAAAAAAAGCTCCAAGTAGGAACAGCGCCACAATACTCATTAATTTTCTCGTTAATCTGCTCATTCAAGCTGTAGGGGATAAAGTTTTAAACTCTAGGGTTAAAGTGTAACAACGGCTTCAAGATGGGTTTCCTGTTGCTCGTTGTAACGCTTTTATTCCTGAATGTCTATCTAGAACAGGAAGTTCGGTAGGGGCTAATCTTCTGCCCTCTCATATTTGTAATTTGTAAGTTTTAAATTTTAATTAAGTTAACTGGGTTGCCCCATCGTCCCATCGCTTCGTCACCTCTGAGTTCTAGAAATTGCGATCTCTCGAACGATATGCGAAGATAAGTAAAGTTTTTTAAACACTTATTAAATAAATTCAAGTTCGCGCCGTGCAATCCCCCTCTAGTTCTCCCCTAAACCCCCGTCTTCCTTGGTTGAATGTATCGGAACTCGCACCGATCGCTCCGGTTCCTGCCCTCTGTCCTCCCAAACTTTGGCATATTTTTGCGGCGGCCGCTTTCTTAGTTTCCATTCCAGTCTTCTTCCAAGCGTCGTTGGTGCGACAGCAACCCCTGCTGAGTTTGCTGTTGAGTGCGATGTGGGTTGCCTTGGGCTGGAAGTTGCGCCAGCGCCCGAAATTCGAGGTTTGGGGCGATCTGCTGCTCGGTTTTAGCTGGAGTTGGCTGGCTGGCTCGATTTATTGGGGTTGGTGGCGCTGGGAACCCTTGTATCACCTCCCGATTGAGTCCATTGGCATTCCTTTTGCTCTGTGGGGGATGCGACGCAAAGGGTATGCGGTTGGCTCTTTATTTTATTTGGGATCGCTGTTCGGCACGGCAATTGGTGACTTATATTTTTACTTAACCGATTTAATCCCTTACTGGCGGCAAGTGATGGAAGTGTCTCCGAGTCTTGCTCCTGTCATCTTGCAAAATGCCTTAACTCGAGTCCAAACACCTTGGGGAATTGGCTGTGCGATCGCGTTGGGAAGTCTTTTAACCCTCGTTGGGATCGCAGCGCTGCAAAAGCGGC encodes:
- a CDS encoding DUF3120 domain-containing protein, with product MQSPSSSPLNPRLPWLNVSELAPIAPVPALCPPKLWHIFAAAAFLVSIPVFFQASLVRQQPLLSLLLSAMWVALGWKLRQRPKFEVWGDLLLGFSWSWLAGSIYWGWWRWEPLYHLPIESIGIPFALWGMRRKGYAVGSLFYLGSLFGTAIGDLYFYLTDLIPYWRQVMEVSPSLAPVILQNALTRVQTPWGIGCAIALGSLLTLVGIAALQKRQASSWAFGGAVLSTIVVEGLFALAAAFAL